One stretch of Corvus moneduloides isolate bCorMon1 chromosome 16, bCorMon1.pri, whole genome shotgun sequence DNA includes these proteins:
- the GRIFIN gene encoding grifin has product MALRFEALHPEGICPGWSIVVQGETSSSSSMFEINLLSDPGDQIALHFNPRFSSSRIVCNSFLNSHWGQEEVNNTFPFKAKEPFQVEIYSDQDYFHIFINENKVLQYKHRQKNLSSITKLQILNDIDISSVEITKRGL; this is encoded by the exons ATGGCATTGCGG TTCGAGGCCCTGCACCCAGAGGGAATCTGTCCTGGATGGAGCATCGTGGTCCAGGGCGAGACCAGTTCCAGCTCAAGCAT gtttgaaattaatttgctcTCTGATCCTGGAGACCAAATCGCTCTCCACTTTAACCCTCGCTTCTCCAGCTCCAGAATCGTCTGCAACTCTTTTCTCAACAGCCACTGGGGGCAGGAAGAGGTTAACAACACTTTCCCTTTCAAAGCAAAGGAACCCTTTCAG GTTGAAATCTACTCTGACCAGGACTATTTCCACATTTTCATCAATGAAAACAAAGTCCTGCAGTACAAGCATCGGCAGAAGAATCTTTCATCCATCACCAAGCTGCAGATTCTCAATGATATTGACATTTCTTCAGTGGAAATCACCAAACGAGGTCTTTAG